One stretch of Akkermansia sp. RCC_12PD DNA includes these proteins:
- a CDS encoding lipid A deacylase LpxR family protein, translating to MKCAALRVCASLLTAGASSLYAGTVPAAAPQEGPVISLHVENDMFVGDDDNYTSGVRIGWMSGTTAESRTFSGMLGTVLGGTNASDSWRRFMGMNGSSNLRQQWGLDLTQLMFTPERKLREPIYGEHPYVGNLTLGLISLVKNEDRANVLELQLGTTGSPSLAKGSQHLVHKMWGMEQWPGWNNQLPSEMTANLFFKRYYRLRGLERHYGSGLETDALAYWHADAGTVKVQAGGGMTFRFGYNLGNTSPENSIRGATSAAPPFVYNRTSVSNWGYYGYLHASARAVAHDLYLDGTVFHSSPDYVNKYPVVAEWGYGFGVTYKRTEFLFGLHYITKEYTRQESIQCVGVLQLRHTF from the coding sequence ATGAAATGTGCAGCTTTGCGCGTGTGCGCCAGCCTGTTAACGGCGGGAGCGTCTTCTCTTTATGCAGGAACCGTCCCTGCCGCAGCCCCTCAGGAAGGGCCTGTTATCAGCCTCCATGTGGAGAACGACATGTTTGTAGGGGACGACGACAATTATACCAGTGGCGTCCGCATTGGCTGGATGTCCGGCACCACTGCGGAAAGCCGCACGTTTTCAGGCATGCTGGGAACAGTGCTGGGAGGGACGAATGCTTCTGATTCCTGGCGGCGTTTCATGGGGATGAATGGTTCCTCCAATCTGCGGCAGCAGTGGGGCCTGGACCTGACCCAGTTGATGTTTACGCCGGAGCGGAAACTCCGCGAGCCGATTTACGGAGAGCATCCCTACGTGGGCAATCTGACGCTGGGCCTGATATCCCTGGTTAAAAATGAGGACCGGGCAAATGTCCTGGAACTCCAGCTGGGTACCACGGGTTCTCCTTCCCTGGCCAAGGGCTCCCAGCATTTGGTTCATAAGATGTGGGGGATGGAACAATGGCCCGGCTGGAACAACCAGCTTCCCAGCGAAATGACCGCCAATTTGTTTTTCAAACGCTATTACCGCCTCCGCGGGCTGGAAAGGCATTATGGTTCCGGGTTAGAGACAGACGCCCTGGCCTACTGGCACGCGGATGCCGGCACCGTGAAGGTGCAGGCAGGCGGAGGCATGACTTTCCGCTTCGGCTATAACCTGGGCAATACTTCGCCGGAAAACAGCATCCGCGGGGCTACCAGCGCCGCTCCCCCCTTCGTTTACAACAGGACTTCCGTTTCCAACTGGGGTTATTACGGATATCTTCACGCGTCGGCGCGCGCCGTGGCGCATGATCTGTATCTGGACGGCACCGTTTTCCATTCCTCCCCGGATTACGTGAACAAATATCCCGTGGTGGCGGAATGGGGCTACGGGTTCGGCGTCACCTACAAGCGTACGGAATTCCTTTTCGGGCTGCATTATATTACCAAGGAATACACGCGGCAGGAGTCCATCCAGTGCGTAGGCGTGCTTCAACTGAGGCATACTTTTTAA
- a CDS encoding glycoside hydrolase family 2 TIM barrel-domain containing protein, with protein MKTTRSWRLSCTALAAGTVMCGLSAHGGDAPPSEPAPTGLEWEQEQNLHLNKEAPTASFMSFSDLKSALKVLPENSQWWKSLNGQWKFHWAKDPQSRPADFYKPDYDVQDWKEIKVPASWQTQGYGTPIYSNQPYPFERSWPYVMKEPSNKNYTSYKERNPVGSYRRTFEVPADWDGREVYMQFDGVDSFFYLWINGKYVGFSKDSRNPARFDISPYLKKGENVVAAEVYRHSDGAYLECQDMFRLSGIFRNVSIFALPKVHVRDFFVHTNPADQKDWALNIDHAKPGTVDGDWRLQVDVDVRNLFPATQKLDDCTISMALYDSAGKLVEPVKPKDAPYDGVMEKPLRITGMKDFKTSLLGIYSKPKLWSAEDPNLYTLVLTLKRDGKTEEMVSSRVGFRNVVIKDSVFLVNGQPVKVKGVNRHESHPETGHYVTPEQMEQEVQMMKRANINHVRCSHYPADPYFYYLCDKYGIYVQDEANIESHGYYYGKESLSHPIEWMPAHVDRIMAMVERNKNHPSVIMWSLGNEAGPGQNFRSAEKIVKARDMSRPTHYERNNDIVDLGSNQYPSVDWTRSMAGNKNFPKPYYISEYAHNMMNAMGNLADYWEAIESSDRIMGGAIWDWVDQGLYKTLPNGEKMLAYGGDFNDHPNSGQFVFNGTILADRTPEPGYFEVKHVYQNISTSLTDDGKISIFNKNFFTDLTPYDITWTLTENGNVVAEGKLNTPAAGPREKIVVSVPDIPQWKNRKPGAEYALRVSYKLKKDTDWAKKGYELAFDQLQLPVQGELPMFKAPSGKVTLSADKHTVSGKDFSVQFDAATGELTQFTVNGKPLFKTPMAVNALRAASSNEPGVMAKSMANGLRELKHELLSYEAVDNGSSVTVKQSVKVSGKQAENISGYGDTKTSITPKKQPLNDTNTHFINNLEWTIYPDGTVVCQSVLLPRGNPLELLRLGYELQLPANMGNVTYYGRGPEENYADRKSGMPLGVYKTTARDSFFPYGRPQDCGNHEDTRWVAVTDDKGQGLLFGSVGAPFAFSALPYTTTDLILANHPVELPKTTDKTVLVLSSATRGLGGASCGPGPMSRDIIKANKPYPLSFFMRPVTAKSYKGEIRVPAAQLDMTMLTRTDKYTVKSVTSQEQGEADAEFAIDGDPGTFWHSEYNKTVTKHPHVLAVDLGKEREFSGITYLPRQDGSTNGRVKDYSVEVSMDGEKWQPAAKGSFPNNADLQQVKFAAPVKARYFRFSALSEAGGRDYAAVAELEIIPVKK; from the coding sequence ATGAAAACAACCAGATCCTGGCGTTTGTCCTGCACCGCACTGGCGGCAGGCACCGTGATGTGCGGCCTGTCCGCCCATGGCGGGGATGCGCCGCCGTCCGAACCCGCCCCCACCGGGCTGGAGTGGGAGCAAGAGCAGAACCTGCATTTGAACAAGGAGGCCCCCACGGCTTCCTTCATGTCTTTCAGTGATTTGAAATCAGCCCTGAAAGTGCTGCCGGAAAACAGCCAATGGTGGAAGTCCCTGAATGGACAATGGAAATTCCACTGGGCCAAGGATCCGCAGAGTCGCCCGGCCGACTTTTACAAGCCGGATTACGATGTTCAGGACTGGAAGGAGATCAAGGTTCCGGCCTCTTGGCAGACTCAGGGCTATGGCACACCCATTTATTCCAACCAGCCGTATCCCTTTGAACGCTCCTGGCCATATGTGATGAAGGAGCCCTCCAACAAGAATTACACGTCCTACAAGGAACGGAATCCCGTGGGTTCTTACCGCCGCACGTTTGAGGTGCCCGCGGACTGGGACGGCCGGGAAGTGTACATGCAGTTTGACGGTGTGGATTCCTTCTTCTATCTCTGGATCAACGGCAAGTACGTGGGCTTTTCCAAGGATTCACGCAATCCCGCCCGTTTTGACATCAGCCCTTACCTTAAGAAGGGTGAGAATGTAGTGGCCGCAGAAGTGTACCGCCATTCCGATGGCGCCTATCTGGAATGCCAGGATATGTTCCGCCTTTCCGGCATTTTCCGGAATGTTTCCATTTTCGCTCTGCCGAAGGTGCATGTGCGCGATTTTTTCGTGCATACCAATCCGGCGGACCAGAAGGACTGGGCCCTGAACATTGACCATGCCAAGCCCGGCACCGTGGACGGCGACTGGCGCCTCCAGGTGGACGTGGATGTGCGCAACCTGTTCCCGGCCACGCAGAAGCTGGATGACTGCACCATTTCCATGGCCCTCTACGATTCCGCCGGGAAACTGGTGGAACCCGTGAAGCCCAAGGACGCTCCCTACGACGGCGTGATGGAAAAGCCTCTGCGCATTACCGGCATGAAGGATTTCAAAACTTCCCTGCTGGGCATTTATTCCAAGCCGAAGCTCTGGTCCGCGGAAGACCCCAACCTGTACACTCTGGTGCTGACGCTGAAGCGTGACGGCAAGACGGAGGAAATGGTTTCCTCCCGCGTGGGTTTCCGCAATGTAGTGATCAAGGACAGCGTGTTCCTGGTGAACGGCCAGCCGGTGAAGGTGAAAGGCGTGAACCGCCATGAAAGCCATCCGGAAACCGGGCACTACGTGACTCCGGAACAGATGGAGCAGGAAGTGCAGATGATGAAGAGAGCCAACATCAACCATGTGCGCTGTTCCCATTATCCGGCGGATCCCTATTTCTACTATCTCTGCGACAAGTACGGCATTTACGTGCAGGACGAGGCCAACATCGAGTCCCACGGCTACTACTACGGCAAGGAGTCCCTTTCCCACCCCATCGAATGGATGCCGGCTCATGTGGACCGCATCATGGCGATGGTGGAGCGCAACAAGAACCATCCCAGCGTGATTATGTGGTCTCTGGGGAATGAGGCAGGACCCGGCCAGAATTTCCGCAGCGCGGAAAAGATCGTGAAGGCCAGGGACATGTCCCGCCCCACCCACTATGAGCGCAACAACGACATCGTGGACCTGGGTTCCAACCAGTACCCCTCCGTGGACTGGACGCGCTCCATGGCGGGCAACAAGAATTTCCCGAAGCCCTACTACATTTCCGAGTACGCGCACAACATGATGAACGCCATGGGCAACCTGGCGGATTACTGGGAGGCCATCGAGTCCTCCGACCGCATCATGGGCGGCGCCATCTGGGACTGGGTGGACCAGGGGCTGTACAAGACCCTGCCGAACGGTGAGAAGATGCTTGCCTACGGCGGCGACTTCAACGACCATCCCAACAGCGGCCAGTTCGTGTTCAACGGGACCATCCTGGCGGACCGCACGCCGGAACCGGGCTACTTTGAGGTGAAGCACGTTTATCAAAACATCTCCACGTCCCTGACGGACGACGGCAAGATTTCCATCTTTAACAAGAATTTCTTCACGGACCTCACCCCGTACGACATCACCTGGACCCTGACGGAGAACGGGAATGTGGTGGCGGAAGGCAAATTGAATACGCCTGCCGCCGGTCCCCGGGAAAAGATCGTAGTGTCCGTACCGGACATTCCCCAGTGGAAGAACCGGAAACCCGGCGCGGAATACGCCCTGCGCGTCAGCTACAAGCTGAAGAAGGACACGGACTGGGCAAAGAAGGGCTATGAACTGGCCTTTGACCAGCTACAGCTTCCCGTGCAGGGAGAACTGCCCATGTTCAAGGCTCCTTCCGGCAAGGTAACCCTCAGCGCGGACAAGCACACCGTGTCCGGCAAGGATTTCTCCGTGCAGTTTGACGCGGCCACCGGGGAACTGACCCAGTTCACCGTGAACGGCAAGCCCCTGTTCAAGACGCCCATGGCGGTGAACGCCCTGCGTGCCGCCTCCAGCAACGAGCCGGGCGTCATGGCCAAGAGCATGGCCAACGGCCTCCGTGAACTGAAGCATGAACTGCTCAGCTATGAAGCCGTGGACAACGGCAGCAGCGTCACCGTCAAGCAGTCCGTCAAGGTAAGCGGCAAGCAGGCTGAAAACATCAGCGGCTATGGAGACACCAAGACCTCCATCACGCCTAAAAAGCAGCCCCTGAATGACACGAACACCCATTTCATCAACAATCTGGAATGGACCATCTACCCGGATGGAACCGTCGTCTGCCAGTCCGTGCTGCTGCCGCGCGGCAATCCCCTGGAGCTGCTGCGCCTGGGGTATGAACTCCAGTTGCCGGCGAACATGGGCAACGTGACCTATTACGGCCGCGGGCCGGAGGAAAATTATGCGGACCGCAAGAGCGGCATGCCTCTGGGCGTGTACAAGACGACGGCCCGGGATTCCTTCTTCCCGTACGGCAGGCCGCAGGACTGCGGCAATCATGAAGACACCCGCTGGGTGGCAGTCACGGACGACAAGGGGCAGGGCCTGCTCTTCGGCTCCGTGGGCGCCCCGTTTGCCTTCTCCGCCCTTCCGTACACCACCACGGACCTGATTCTGGCCAACCATCCCGTGGAACTGCCGAAGACGACGGACAAGACCGTGCTGGTCCTCTCCTCCGCCACGCGCGGCCTGGGGGGCGCCTCCTGCGGCCCCGGCCCCATGAGCAGGGACATCATCAAGGCCAACAAGCCCTACCCGCTGTCCTTCTTCATGCGTCCTGTTACGGCCAAGTCCTACAAGGGTGAAATCCGCGTGCCCGCGGCCCAGCTGGACATGACCATGCTGACCCGCACAGACAAGTACACGGTCAAGAGCGTGACCAGCCAGGAACAGGGCGAAGCGGACGCCGAGTTTGCCATTGACGGCGATCCCGGCACCTTCTGGCACTCCGAATATAACAAGACCGTGACCAAGCACCCGCACGTGCTGGCCGTGGACCTGGGCAAGGAACGGGAGTTTTCCGGAATTACCTATTTGCCGCGCCAGGACGGCAGCACCAACGGCCGCGTGAAGGATTATTCCGTGGAAGTGAGCATGGACGGCGAGAAGTGGCAGCCTGCCGCCAAAGGTTCCTTCCCGAACAATGCGGACCTGCAGCAGGTGAAATTCGCCGCACCCGTAAAAGCCCGCTATTTCCGCTTTTCCGCCCTCAGCGAGGCGGGGGGCAGGGATTACGCCGCCGTGGCTGAACTGGAAATTATTCCGGTGAAGAAGTAG
- a CDS encoding alpha-L-fucosidase translates to MKKLASTILAFLCPFLACGQTTPSAGGAVPAPHQLKWHEAEMGVVFHYDLHVFDGKIYNQENNRVKPVEDYNIFNPVRLDTDQWLAAAKAAGAKFAILTATHETGFGLWQSDANPYCLKAVKWRDGKGDIVHDFVTSCRKYGIQPGIYIGIRWNSLLGIHNFKAEGEGEFARNRQAWYKRLCEKMVTELCSRYGELFMIWFDGGADDPNGLGPDVEPIVSKYQPGCLFYHNVNRADLRWGGSESGTVGYPCWSSFPYPYSHSNANDKTANHNKLLRHGNPDGKHWVPAMADTPLRGYNNRHEWFWEPGDDDKALYPLANLMDIYEKSVGRNATLIIGLTPNPDGLIPPEDVERLKELGQEIRRRFGTPLASVSGNAETLTLPLKGEQSVNYCIIQENIRHGERVRTYRVEAKVNGSWITVCKGTSIGHKRIQSFDPIKASALRLTVEKATGMPEISNFSACYVMEK, encoded by the coding sequence ATGAAAAAACTGGCATCCACCATCCTGGCGTTTCTTTGTCCGTTCCTCGCCTGCGGACAAACCACGCCATCCGCAGGTGGGGCCGTTCCCGCACCGCACCAGCTAAAATGGCATGAGGCGGAAATGGGGGTGGTTTTTCATTACGATCTGCATGTCTTTGACGGAAAAATCTACAATCAGGAAAACAACCGCGTCAAACCGGTGGAAGATTACAACATCTTCAATCCTGTTCGGCTGGACACCGACCAATGGCTGGCAGCAGCCAAGGCGGCCGGAGCCAAATTCGCCATCCTTACCGCTACGCATGAAACAGGTTTCGGACTATGGCAGAGCGATGCCAATCCCTATTGCCTGAAGGCCGTTAAATGGAGAGACGGCAAAGGCGATATCGTGCACGACTTTGTCACCTCCTGCCGCAAATACGGCATCCAGCCGGGCATTTATATCGGCATCCGCTGGAATTCCCTGTTGGGCATCCATAACTTCAAGGCGGAAGGCGAAGGCGAATTCGCACGCAACCGCCAGGCCTGGTATAAACGCCTGTGTGAAAAAATGGTGACGGAACTTTGCTCCCGCTACGGGGAATTATTCATGATCTGGTTTGACGGAGGAGCGGACGACCCCAACGGACTGGGGCCGGATGTGGAACCCATCGTCAGTAAATACCAGCCCGGCTGCCTGTTCTACCATAATGTGAACCGGGCGGACCTGCGGTGGGGAGGATCGGAAAGCGGAACGGTGGGTTACCCCTGCTGGTCAAGCTTCCCCTATCCCTACAGCCACAGCAATGCAAATGACAAAACTGCAAACCATAACAAACTCCTGAGGCACGGGAATCCGGACGGAAAACACTGGGTTCCCGCCATGGCGGACACTCCCCTGCGCGGCTACAACAACCGCCACGAATGGTTCTGGGAGCCGGGAGATGATGACAAGGCCCTCTATCCGCTGGCCAATCTGATGGATATATATGAAAAATCCGTAGGCCGCAACGCAACGCTGATCATCGGCCTGACGCCGAACCCGGACGGGCTGATTCCCCCCGAAGACGTAGAGCGACTGAAAGAACTGGGACAGGAAATCCGGCGCCGTTTCGGCACGCCGCTGGCCTCCGTCTCGGGAAATGCGGAAACGCTTACCCTTCCATTAAAAGGAGAGCAAAGCGTCAACTACTGCATCATTCAGGAAAACATCCGGCACGGCGAACGGGTGCGCACCTACCGCGTGGAAGCAAAAGTCAACGGTAGCTGGATCACTGTATGCAAGGGAACTTCCATCGGCCATAAGCGCATCCAGTCCTTTGACCCCATCAAGGCGTCCGCACTCCGTCTGACGGTGGAAAAAGCCACCGGCATGCCCGAAATCAGCAACTTCAGTGCCTGCTACGTCATGGAAAAATAG
- a CDS encoding response regulator transcription factor: protein MSDLPADILIIDDERQIRRLLNLTLTGAGYHVRECENGQLGLSETALKRPDAIILDLGLPDINGLEVLKQLREWTQVPILILTAWDREDEKVDALDAGADDYLTKPFSGRELLARLRVMLRRNRPDREPSVFRLGSIIVDLSSRRVEKGKEEIHLTSKEYGILRLLLLHQGKVMTHRQLLREIWGPQHEEDTHYLRVHIAHLRQKLGDSDPENRIIRAESGLGYRIVADGAE from the coding sequence ATGAGCGACCTTCCCGCAGATATCCTGATTATTGATGACGAACGGCAGATACGCCGTCTCCTGAACCTGACGCTGACTGGCGCAGGCTACCATGTCCGCGAGTGTGAAAACGGGCAGCTCGGCCTGAGCGAGACCGCTCTGAAACGGCCGGACGCCATTATTCTGGACCTGGGCCTTCCGGACATCAACGGTCTGGAAGTGCTCAAACAGCTCCGGGAATGGACGCAGGTTCCCATTCTGATCCTGACGGCCTGGGACAGGGAGGATGAGAAGGTGGACGCCCTGGACGCCGGGGCGGACGATTACCTGACCAAGCCGTTCAGCGGCCGGGAACTGCTGGCGCGCCTGCGCGTGATGCTGCGGCGCAACCGGCCGGACAGGGAGCCCTCCGTATTCCGGCTGGGGTCCATCATTGTGGACCTGAGCTCCCGGCGCGTGGAGAAGGGGAAGGAGGAAATCCATCTGACCTCCAAGGAATACGGCATTCTGCGCCTTCTGCTGCTCCATCAGGGCAAGGTGATGACCCACCGCCAACTGCTCCGTGAAATCTGGGGACCCCAGCATGAGGAAGATACACACTACCTGCGGGTGCACATTGCCCACCTGCGCCAGAAGCTGGGGGATTCCGATCCCGAAAACCGCATTATCCGTGCAGAATCCGGCCTGGGGTACAGAATTGTGGCGGACGGAGCTGAATAA
- a CDS encoding sensor histidine kinase KdpD, with protein MFSEMHSDSQRADRILASIRREESRPGRGLLKIFFGMAPGVGKTYAMLEAAIQAADKGVQVMIGVAESHGREDTMRLISRLPRLPMKKVAYRGVQMEEFDLEEVLRVKPQLILVDELAHTNVPGMRHRKRYQDVEDLLAAGIDVYTTLNVQHLESRSDTVHDITAAPVQETVPDSVLAEADCIQLVDITPEQLRTRLQEGKVYSAPQASAALDHFFKESNLTALRELALRIMAEKVDHELTEVRTISGDRSIWRSGERLMVAVGPSPFSARLVRWTRRMAYALNAPWIALSVDTGVPLSPEQQQRLDANLELARRLGAEVIVMPGSDLAETLLRMAFLRNVSQIVVGKPQEAYLWGLVRPMSLVDKLVKGSDQIDIYVVPAAPGPVRNRWKSWHRETGKCGRDYWLAAGVTAAVTGIGLLISAFTGYFAPGFLYLAGVVGLGFFIRSRWAMLMAAALSALLWNLLFIPPVMTFKIERLEDALMCLFFFLVALSTGRLTSRLRVREQEEREREKKTNALFLYSRAIGSASDVPSLISVAAGQISQIMGVRLAVMTPEGNGRRLKLWESGGAFSMDDKEWSVAAWCLEHRRPAGRFTDTLPVAEGFYLPMMSGERCMGVLGVRPEEEERLTAGQKDLLESMGAQLAMALEREELRAERARTRLMEESEKLHRSLLDSVSHEFKTPLAVIEGGCEKLAGRAASAPEEREEYGEILLAARRLRRLVKNLLDVSRLESGALKPKLDWCDLGDVIEGALAATREARRDHPVSVALPPDYPLVKADFSLMEQVLVNLLLNACVHTPAGTPITLKGGTDPARGLVWLDVHDLGPGIPPERAETIFERFRTTRPGGLGLGLPIVRGFMEAQRGAVTLVPVPAGTCFRLVLPLVEHDDVPEE; from the coding sequence ATGTTTTCGGAAATGCATTCGGACAGCCAGCGGGCGGACAGGATTCTGGCCTCCATCCGGAGGGAGGAATCCCGCCCCGGCCGCGGCCTGCTGAAAATCTTCTTCGGCATGGCGCCGGGAGTAGGCAAGACGTACGCCATGCTGGAGGCCGCCATCCAGGCGGCGGACAAGGGCGTGCAGGTCATGATCGGCGTGGCGGAATCCCATGGCCGGGAGGATACGATGCGCCTTATCAGCAGGCTGCCGCGCCTTCCCATGAAGAAAGTGGCTTACCGGGGCGTACAGATGGAGGAGTTCGATCTGGAGGAAGTGCTGCGGGTGAAGCCCCAGCTCATTCTGGTGGACGAGCTGGCGCATACGAACGTTCCCGGAATGCGTCACAGGAAGCGCTACCAGGATGTGGAGGATTTGCTGGCCGCAGGGATAGACGTTTACACCACGCTGAACGTGCAGCATCTGGAAAGCCGTTCCGATACCGTTCATGACATTACTGCCGCTCCCGTACAGGAAACCGTGCCGGATTCCGTGCTGGCGGAGGCGGACTGCATCCAGTTGGTGGACATCACGCCGGAGCAGTTGCGGACGCGTCTTCAGGAAGGGAAGGTATACAGCGCTCCCCAGGCTTCCGCCGCGCTGGACCATTTTTTCAAGGAGTCCAACCTTACGGCCCTCCGGGAGCTGGCCCTGCGCATCATGGCGGAGAAGGTGGACCATGAGCTGACGGAGGTGCGCACCATTTCCGGGGACCGCTCCATCTGGCGTAGCGGGGAACGGCTGATGGTAGCCGTGGGGCCCAGCCCGTTTTCCGCCCGGCTGGTGCGCTGGACGCGGCGCATGGCTTACGCCCTGAACGCTCCGTGGATTGCCCTTTCCGTGGATACGGGCGTGCCGCTGTCCCCCGAACAGCAGCAGCGGCTGGACGCCAACCTGGAGCTGGCGCGGCGGCTGGGTGCGGAAGTGATCGTGATGCCCGGTTCCGACCTGGCGGAGACGCTGCTCCGCATGGCCTTTTTGAGAAATGTCAGCCAGATTGTGGTGGGCAAGCCGCAAGAGGCTTACCTGTGGGGGCTGGTGCGGCCCATGTCCCTGGTGGACAAGCTGGTAAAGGGGAGCGACCAGATTGATATTTACGTAGTTCCCGCCGCTCCCGGTCCAGTCCGGAACCGGTGGAAGAGCTGGCACCGGGAAACGGGAAAATGTGGCCGGGACTACTGGCTGGCCGCAGGCGTGACGGCGGCCGTTACGGGAATCGGCCTGTTGATTTCCGCGTTTACCGGTTATTTCGCTCCCGGCTTCCTGTATCTGGCGGGAGTAGTGGGCCTGGGCTTTTTCATCCGTTCCCGCTGGGCCATGCTGATGGCCGCTGCGCTGAGCGCCCTGCTGTGGAACCTGCTGTTCATTCCCCCGGTGATGACGTTCAAGATAGAACGGCTGGAGGATGCCCTGATGTGCCTTTTCTTCTTTCTGGTGGCTCTCTCCACGGGGCGGCTCACTTCCCGCCTGAGGGTTCGCGAGCAGGAGGAGCGGGAACGGGAAAAAAAGACGAATGCCCTGTTCCTGTATTCGCGCGCCATTGGGTCCGCCTCGGACGTGCCTTCCCTGATTTCCGTCGCCGCAGGGCAGATCAGCCAGATCATGGGGGTGCGCCTGGCGGTCATGACGCCGGAAGGCAACGGCCGCAGGCTGAAGCTGTGGGAATCCGGGGGGGCTTTTTCCATGGATGACAAGGAATGGAGCGTGGCTGCCTGGTGCCTGGAGCACCGCCGGCCCGCAGGCAGGTTTACGGATACGCTCCCGGTGGCGGAAGGATTTTACCTCCCCATGATGTCCGGGGAGCGCTGCATGGGCGTGCTGGGCGTGAGGCCGGAGGAAGAGGAGCGCCTCACGGCAGGGCAGAAGGATTTGCTGGAAAGCATGGGCGCGCAGCTGGCCATGGCGCTGGAACGTGAAGAACTGCGGGCGGAACGGGCGCGTACGCGGCTCATGGAGGAATCCGAAAAACTGCACCGATCCCTGCTGGACAGCGTTTCCCATGAGTTCAAGACGCCTCTGGCCGTGATTGAGGGCGGCTGTGAGAAGCTGGCCGGGCGCGCCGCGTCCGCGCCGGAGGAACGGGAGGAGTATGGGGAAATCCTGCTGGCCGCACGCCGCCTGCGCCGCCTGGTGAAAAATTTGCTGGACGTGAGCCGTCTGGAATCCGGCGCCCTGAAGCCCAAACTGGACTGGTGCGACCTGGGGGACGTGATTGAAGGAGCCCTGGCCGCCACCAGGGAGGCGCGCCGGGACCATCCCGTGTCCGTCGCCCTGCCGCCGGATTATCCGCTGGTGAAGGCGGATTTCTCCCTGATGGAGCAGGTGCTGGTCAATCTGCTGCTGAATGCGTGCGTGCATACTCCTGCGGGAACCCCCATTACGCTGAAGGGCGGAACCGATCCCGCACGCGGCTTGGTCTGGCTGGATGTCCATGACCTGGGGCCGGGCATTCCCCCCGAACGGGCGGAAACCATTTTTGAGCGCTTCCGGACGACGCGGCCCGGCGGTCTGGGCCTGGGGCTTCCCATCGTGCGCGGTTTCATGGAGGCGCAGCGGGGAGCCGTTACCCTGGTTCCCGTTCCCGCCGGAACCTGTTTCCGTCTTGTCCTTCCCCTGGTGGAGCATGATGATGTTCCTGAAGAATAA
- a CDS encoding PEP-CTERM sorting domain-containing protein, with amino-acid sequence MSHHSLFTCALASISFLAGGLVQAGDYFISNEENYNTSIADTLGIPLSSGCAMLGTLTNWNYNFNDAKWANGGNEYDQGNLSYSQIVDIRNNFVSTLNISPSDNGSITNGGLFSLSGSYQQPTGLALENTPLYLMVGNGSTIDVSTEIAVFVFRKTEDGNLATYPSDPDFPGSNYLDFLSRDKAVALESEWYVECILGHNTPDGFQLIPEPATATLGLLGLAALMMRRRR; translated from the coding sequence ATGTCCCACCATTCCTTATTTACTTGTGCGCTTGCTTCAATCTCCTTCCTTGCCGGCGGACTTGTCCAGGCAGGCGATTACTTCATTTCCAACGAGGAGAATTATAATACCTCCATCGCTGATACCCTGGGAATCCCTCTCAGCAGCGGTTGTGCCATGCTCGGCACCCTGACAAACTGGAATTACAACTTTAACGACGCCAAATGGGCCAATGGAGGAAATGAATATGATCAAGGCAATCTGAGCTATAGTCAAATAGTCGATATTCGGAACAATTTTGTCAGCACGCTCAACATCAGTCCTTCCGACAACGGATCTATTACCAATGGCGGACTCTTTTCCCTGTCGGGGTCATACCAGCAGCCTACGGGATTGGCCTTGGAAAATACCCCTCTTTATCTGATGGTCGGCAACGGCTCAACCATTGATGTATCTACCGAAATCGCCGTATTCGTCTTCCGCAAAACTGAGGATGGCAATCTCGCCACCTATCCCTCCGATCCGGATTTTCCCGGTTCCAATTATCTTGATTTTCTTTCCCGGGATAAAGCTGTTGCACTGGAAAGTGAATGGTATGTTGAATGCATCCTTGGCCACAACACTCCCGATGGATTCCAGCTCATTCCCGAACCGGCCACGGCCACATTGGGCCTGCTTGGCCTGGCGGCCCTGATGATGCGCAGAAGAAGATAA